The Pyrus communis chromosome 2, drPyrComm1.1, whole genome shotgun sequence genome includes a window with the following:
- the LOC137725601 gene encoding uncharacterized protein yields the protein MGKKRKSVATSLDEVDRSMYTSFCSAANSLSQLYTQAMNHQKLSFQAGERHALDKIYQWICRQQDGGSRVTTVDIVNYLQNELDYCGEEPSMSPRLPLQHQHLQPTAHFSNSGFPVTSGSSGPTNTGQGIRSEQCDHQSKNSVFSNALSSPVRQSLQHYHISQDGYYPGAGLPSGNGARNSEPSFLHPNRDANPPSSNDTSMDMHADSPGHDSTY from the exons ATGGGGAAGAAGAGAAAGTCGGTGGCCACCAGCCTCGACGAGGTTGATCGAAGCATGTATACCTCCTTCTGCAGCGCCGCTAATTCCCTCTCTCAGCTCTACACTCAGGCCATGAACCACCAAAAACTCTCCTTTCAAGCCGGTGAACGCCACGCCCTT GATAAAATTTATCAGTGGATCTGTAGACAACAAGACGGAGGCTCACGAGTTACAACAGTCGATATAGTAAATTATCTTCAG AATGAGTTGGACTATTGTGGGGAGGAGCCATCAATGTCCCCCAGGTTGCCACTCCAACATCAGCATCTGCAGCCCACTGCTCATTTTTCAAACTCAGGTTTCCCAGTTACTTCTGGGTCATCTGGTCCAACAAATACTGGGCAGGGAATTCGTTCTGAACAATGCGATCACCAATCTAAGAATTCAGTCTTCTCAAATGCTTTGTCGAGCCCTGTTCGCCAGAGTCTTCAGCACTATCACATTTCTCAAGATGGATATTATCCAGGAGCAGGTCTGCCGTCTGGAAATGGAGCCCGAAACAGTGAACCTAGCTTTCTCCACCCAAACCGGGATGCTAATCCTCCAAGTTCTAATGATACCTCGATGGACATGCATGCGGATAGTCCTGGTCATGATTCTACCTACTGA